A DNA window from Mya arenaria isolate MELC-2E11 chromosome 17, ASM2691426v1 contains the following coding sequences:
- the LOC128223880 gene encoding uncharacterized protein LOC128223880 isoform X1 gives MYRYNNLTTREIHILAITSSLPEQEHLLKQTEQQRHRSHSQMMQLLSLQFILCGISSFFMSHVMSACNDEADLVNEFLNRECKGKRSCWLFLSMDKRRSQLKTTGVTGHKSQFKSPLQNSNQNQQNLKGADERKADLKKQIDEANKQIQELLDEGYQESELQTHIEKLHEYNEIKDVGQMVLGRLAGMQGVTTRDLYDQYGLNLED, from the exons ATGTACAGATATAATAACTTGACAACAAGAGAG ATACACATTTTGGCAATTACGTCAAGTTTGCCCGAGCAAGAGCATCTGCTAAAACAAACAGAACAGCAACGACACAGGTCGCATTCACAAATGATGCAATTGTTGTCTTTGCAATTTATCCTTTGTGGAATATCCTCCTTCTTCATGTCGCATGTCATGAGTGCCTGCAATGACGAGGCGGACCTAGTGAATGAATTCTTGAACAGAGAATGCAAGG GGAAGAGAAGCTGTTGGCTATTTCTCAGCATGGATAAAAGACGATCTCAGTTGAAGACTACAGGAGTCACTGGACACAAGTCACAGTTTAAATCACCA TTACAGAATTCCAATCAAAACCAGCAGAACTTGAAGGGAGCAGATGAGAGGAAAGCCGATCTTAAGAAACAGATAGATGAAGCTAACAAACAGATACAGGAGCTGCTGGATGA GGGGTACCAGGAGTCTGAGTTACAAACCCACATTGAGAAGTTACACGAGTACAACGAAATCAAGGACGTAGGACAGATGGTTCTTGGAAGACTAG CCGGCATGCAGGGAGTTACGACGCGCGACTTGTACGATCAATACGGGCTAAATCTCGAAGATTGA
- the LOC128223880 gene encoding DNA repair protein SWI5 homolog isoform X3 has translation MDKRRSQLKTTGVTGHKSQFKSPLQNSNQNQQNLKGADERKADLKKQIDEANKQIQELLDEGYQESELQTHIEKLHEYNEIKDVGQMVLGRLAGMQGVTTRDLYDQYGLNLED, from the exons ATGGATAAAAGACGATCTCAGTTGAAGACTACAGGAGTCACTGGACACAAGTCACAGTTTAAATCACCA TTACAGAATTCCAATCAAAACCAGCAGAACTTGAAGGGAGCAGATGAGAGGAAAGCCGATCTTAAGAAACAGATAGATGAAGCTAACAAACAGATACAGGAGCTGCTGGATGA GGGGTACCAGGAGTCTGAGTTACAAACCCACATTGAGAAGTTACACGAGTACAACGAAATCAAGGACGTAGGACAGATGGTTCTTGGAAGACTAG CCGGCATGCAGGGAGTTACGACGCGCGACTTGTACGATCAATACGGGCTAAATCTCGAAGATTGA
- the LOC128223880 gene encoding DNA repair protein SWI5 homolog isoform X2 — protein sequence MMQLLSLQFILCGISSFFMSHVMSACNDEADLVNEFLNRECKGKRSCWLFLSMDKRRSQLKTTGVTGHKSQFKSPLQNSNQNQQNLKGADERKADLKKQIDEANKQIQELLDEGYQESELQTHIEKLHEYNEIKDVGQMVLGRLAGMQGVTTRDLYDQYGLNLED from the exons ATGATGCAATTGTTGTCTTTGCAATTTATCCTTTGTGGAATATCCTCCTTCTTCATGTCGCATGTCATGAGTGCCTGCAATGACGAGGCGGACCTAGTGAATGAATTCTTGAACAGAGAATGCAAGG GGAAGAGAAGCTGTTGGCTATTTCTCAGCATGGATAAAAGACGATCTCAGTTGAAGACTACAGGAGTCACTGGACACAAGTCACAGTTTAAATCACCA TTACAGAATTCCAATCAAAACCAGCAGAACTTGAAGGGAGCAGATGAGAGGAAAGCCGATCTTAAGAAACAGATAGATGAAGCTAACAAACAGATACAGGAGCTGCTGGATGA GGGGTACCAGGAGTCTGAGTTACAAACCCACATTGAGAAGTTACACGAGTACAACGAAATCAAGGACGTAGGACAGATGGTTCTTGGAAGACTAG CCGGCATGCAGGGAGTTACGACGCGCGACTTGTACGATCAATACGGGCTAAATCTCGAAGATTGA